Proteins from a genomic interval of Sphingobacterium sp. SYP-B4668:
- a CDS encoding YfiT family bacillithiol transferase, with protein sequence MRLNELDKLKYPIGKFQPPAHIDSAQIEEWIKIIESFPKKLHSEVDYLTDRELEKQYRPNGWTIKQIVHHCADSHMNCLIRFKLALTEDTPTIKPYFENLWAELSDSQNYPIQSSLKILEGLHERWTNLLRGLSDSDLEKEFLHPETSRRISLKTNIGIYAWHCGHHLTHIINAKQS encoded by the coding sequence ATGAGATTAAATGAATTAGACAAGCTAAAATACCCCATTGGAAAATTTCAGCCCCCTGCACATATAGATAGCGCCCAAATTGAAGAGTGGATTAAAATTATCGAAAGCTTTCCAAAGAAGCTTCATAGTGAAGTTGATTATCTGACTGACAGAGAACTAGAAAAACAATATCGACCAAATGGATGGACAATAAAGCAGATTGTACATCACTGCGCCGATAGTCACATGAACTGCCTAATCCGGTTTAAACTTGCTTTAACGGAAGACACTCCCACTATCAAACCATATTTTGAAAATCTATGGGCCGAGTTATCCGATTCCCAAAATTATCCGATACAAAGCTCTTTAAAGATTTTGGAGGGCTTGCATGAGAGATGGACAAACTTATTGAGAGGGTTAAGCGACAGTGATCTGGAAAAAGAATTTCTACACCCCGAGACTAGCAGAAGAATTTCGTTGAAAACAAATATTGGAATATATGCTTGGCATTGCGGGCATCATTTGACACACATCATAAACGCGAAACAAAGCTAA
- a CDS encoding glycosyl hydrolase, whose translation MIKKTNDYGFFNRVNDLELWRQVLTLTFCIFFSVYIRPVQAQIRALPSSEELNKPFDNADIKIFQRPPQVYHPETWFHYIGGNVSPKGITADLEAIAEAGISGIQLFHGQFGGPWPGVDPQIVCLSPMWDDAVRHTAEECKRLGLRFTMQNCPGWALAGGPWIESSNAMRHLVWTGANVSSEEADGNKVLPLRKPFREAWRDYKDIAVLAFPTPEDDNDGAALRPLMVHSNRPELPWLNCLIGEPKGDINLNPVVGNQSNWVEITFPNPVAVRTIEFSSINGFVHAWCYDPGVAVVVEAVLADGTYQEVLRTDMPQSNWQDRSPISLACNEVANVKTYRVSINNQHPMYLSSLRLLSAARKNNWESEAGWTLRSLVRANDNPQQSKSAFIDPSSILDITNSMDKDGNLTWKAPKGKWTVMRIGNVNTGARNGPAPPEGTGWESDKFSENGANVHFANYIGRLSGPNGAIGNGMLNGMLIDSWECETQTWTPNMEAEFDRVTGYELRKWLPAVFGYVIGDQEMSTRFLRDWRATINDLVTNKFYGRMATLARENGQVISYETASGDVFPADILEYFKHADIPMCEFWQPYSESFVGSLNFKPIKPTASAARLYGKPRVAAEAFTSMSVSWDEHMGMLKEVANLNFIEGVTHPVFHTYTHNPRTDFLPPGTSFGANIGTPFLRQQTWWRHMPEFVDYLARCTYLLERGKPVSDILWYLGDEIDHKPDQNAAFPAGFKYDYCNPDVLLNYLTVKDGMLTTPEGISYKAMWLADNPRMLPQTLEKIQELIREGATVIGDVPRGLATLIGADRAQERFDAVSKELWGELPQPGLRQIGKGRMVSGVPLASALSELQMLPDVIGDKALWLHRRIDNADWYFVTPLQGEELHETIKFRNSGHVELWDPMTGEARSVASNYDGTYTSIQLDLPHAGSCFVVFKDADSAMDNARATEAKTLHRRITLAKPWNLAFPDGWGAPASIKVPHLKAWKALEVSDEAKAFSGTAIYTTKFDVGGVEKDAQFSLDLGRVEKIAVVLLNGHKIRTLWAPPYKVDLTGHIKPGVNALTVEVTSTWFNRLVYDAGQPEGNRKTWTISGPSKDAELRESGLLGPVAVDVSR comes from the coding sequence ATGATAAAGAAAACAAACGATTACGGCTTTTTCAACCGCGTGAATGACCTGGAGCTGTGGAGGCAGGTATTGACCCTCACTTTCTGTATATTTTTTAGTGTCTATATACGCCCTGTACAAGCTCAAATACGTGCATTACCATCTTCTGAAGAGCTGAACAAACCTTTCGATAATGCTGACATCAAGATATTTCAACGGCCTCCGCAGGTCTATCATCCAGAAACATGGTTTCACTATATCGGGGGCAATGTATCTCCGAAAGGAATCACGGCGGATCTGGAAGCGATTGCTGAAGCAGGAATTTCGGGCATCCAGTTGTTTCATGGACAATTTGGCGGACCATGGCCGGGGGTCGACCCTCAGATTGTGTGCCTGAGTCCGATGTGGGACGATGCGGTACGGCATACGGCTGAAGAATGCAAACGCCTGGGGTTGCGTTTTACCATGCAAAACTGTCCGGGATGGGCGTTGGCGGGCGGTCCTTGGATCGAGTCCTCGAATGCAATGCGGCATTTAGTATGGACTGGCGCGAATGTGAGCAGTGAGGAGGCTGATGGGAATAAGGTATTGCCGTTGCGCAAACCATTTCGTGAAGCTTGGCGGGACTATAAAGACATTGCTGTGCTCGCTTTCCCGACTCCCGAGGACGATAATGATGGCGCTGCCCTGAGACCCCTTATGGTTCATAGCAATCGTCCTGAATTGCCGTGGCTGAATTGTCTAATAGGCGAGCCGAAAGGCGACATAAATTTAAATCCTGTAGTTGGCAATCAATCCAATTGGGTAGAGATAACATTTCCGAATCCAGTAGCGGTGCGCACAATAGAGTTTTCGAGCATCAATGGATTTGTCCATGCATGGTGTTATGATCCTGGAGTTGCGGTAGTTGTTGAGGCCGTATTGGCGGATGGCACTTATCAAGAGGTCTTGCGTACGGATATGCCTCAAAGTAATTGGCAGGACCGAAGCCCGATTTCGCTTGCTTGCAATGAGGTCGCAAACGTCAAAACATATCGAGTGTCGATCAATAATCAACATCCGATGTATCTCAGCTCGCTTCGCTTGTTATCGGCAGCTCGCAAAAACAATTGGGAGTCGGAGGCGGGATGGACACTACGCAGTCTTGTACGGGCTAATGACAACCCACAACAGTCAAAGTCAGCCTTTATCGATCCGAGTAGCATTCTTGATATCACGAATTCAATGGATAAGGACGGAAATTTAACTTGGAAGGCACCGAAGGGCAAATGGACGGTCATGCGGATTGGGAATGTAAATACGGGGGCAAGAAATGGCCCAGCACCACCCGAGGGTACGGGATGGGAAAGCGATAAATTTTCGGAGAATGGAGCGAATGTGCACTTTGCGAATTATATCGGCAGGCTGTCGGGTCCAAATGGCGCCATAGGGAATGGGATGTTAAATGGGATGTTGATCGATAGTTGGGAGTGCGAGACCCAAACTTGGACCCCTAATATGGAGGCCGAGTTTGACCGAGTGACGGGCTATGAACTTCGGAAATGGCTACCTGCGGTATTTGGATATGTGATTGGGGACCAAGAGATGAGTACCCGATTTCTGCGCGACTGGCGTGCGACGATAAACGATTTGGTCACAAATAAATTTTACGGGCGGATGGCGACGCTGGCTAGGGAGAATGGGCAGGTTATTTCGTATGAAACAGCTTCAGGGGACGTCTTTCCTGCAGATATCTTGGAGTATTTTAAGCATGCAGATATTCCGATGTGTGAATTTTGGCAACCTTATTCGGAGTCATTCGTCGGTTCACTGAATTTTAAACCGATTAAACCCACAGCATCAGCAGCTCGATTGTATGGCAAGCCAAGAGTCGCTGCGGAGGCATTTACCAGTATGTCTGTCTCTTGGGATGAACATATGGGAATGCTCAAAGAGGTGGCCAACCTCAATTTTATTGAAGGGGTGACTCATCCTGTCTTTCACACGTATACCCACAATCCGCGTACGGATTTCTTACCTCCGGGGACGTCCTTTGGGGCAAATATCGGAACCCCATTTTTGCGACAACAGACATGGTGGCGGCATATGCCTGAGTTTGTCGATTACCTCGCGCGATGCACATATCTCCTAGAGCGTGGAAAGCCCGTGTCTGACATCCTTTGGTATTTGGGCGATGAGATTGACCATAAGCCCGATCAGAATGCTGCCTTTCCTGCGGGATTCAAGTACGATTACTGCAACCCAGATGTATTGCTTAACTACCTGACGGTGAAAGATGGGATGCTGACTACGCCTGAGGGAATCTCGTATAAAGCAATGTGGCTAGCGGACAATCCGCGGATGTTACCACAGACATTGGAAAAAATACAGGAGCTTATCCGCGAGGGGGCGACGGTCATAGGTGATGTGCCAAGGGGCTTGGCAACGTTGATTGGAGCCGATCGGGCGCAAGAACGATTTGATGCGGTATCGAAAGAGCTGTGGGGCGAACTCCCTCAGCCCGGGTTGCGACAGATAGGCAAGGGAAGGATGGTGTCGGGAGTCCCATTGGCATCTGCACTATCCGAACTCCAAATGCTTCCGGATGTAATAGGAGACAAGGCATTGTGGCTGCACCGCAGGATTGACAATGCAGACTGGTATTTTGTCACGCCGCTACAGGGAGAAGAACTGCACGAGACAATCAAATTTCGTAACAGCGGCCATGTTGAGCTTTGGGACCCAATGACTGGGGAGGCGAGATCTGTAGCTTCCAATTACGATGGAACATATACGAGCATACAGTTGGATCTGCCCCATGCGGGGTCTTGTTTTGTGGTCTTTAAAGATGCGGATAGTGCGATGGATAACGCCAGAGCTACTGAAGCTAAGACCTTGCATCGACGTATCACGCTTGCCAAGCCTTGGAACCTGGCCTTTCCAGACGGCTGGGGAGCACCCGCGTCGATTAAGGTGCCCCACTTAAAAGCATGGAAAGCGCTAGAGGTATCTGATGAAGCAAAGGCATTCTCCGGAACAGCCATTTATACTACAAAATTTGACGTTGGTGGCGTAGAAAAAGACGCGCAATTTTCCTTAGACCTTGGACGCGTAGAAAAGATTGCTGTGGTATTGCTCAACGGGCACAAAATACGTACGCTATGGGCGCCGCCGTACAAAGTGGACTTGACAGGGCATATCAAGCCGGGGGTCAATGCATTGACTGTGGAAGTCACCAGTACCTGGTTCAATCGGTTGGTCTACGACGCCGGGCAGCCGGAGGGTAATCGAAAGACATGGACAATCAGCGGGCCGAGTAAGGATGCAGAATTGAGAGAAAGTGGTCTCCTTGGACCGGTGGCTGTTGATGTATCGAGATAG
- the bla gene encoding class A beta-lactamase, subclass A2 produces the protein MTRLVQLTAILLLLLTSCQTSKNKTDILRSKIEEIVSDKNAVVGVSIIGNSDKDTLSLHGDRRFPMQSVFKFHIALAVLSEIDKGKLSLDQKIHIGTNQLLPKDFWSPLRDENPNGGNFTIEELIQYSVSHSDNTACDVLIGLIGTPKTVEEYFKKNNIQDIQITFNEANMQAKWENMFQNWTTPKAASETLEMFYENKNNILSKASYDFFWKTNIETTTGRNRIKGQLPEGTIVAHKTGWSGTNKETGITAAVNNIGIVFLPNREYFIISIFVSESKEDFDTNEKIISDITKATYDFYTTANK, from the coding sequence ATGACAAGATTAGTTCAATTGACAGCCATACTTTTATTACTACTAACAAGTTGCCAAACGTCAAAAAATAAGACGGATATTCTACGAAGCAAAATAGAAGAAATCGTGTCTGACAAAAATGCTGTAGTCGGAGTTTCAATTATTGGGAATAGCGATAAGGACACCCTTTCTTTACACGGAGATCGCCGATTTCCTATGCAAAGTGTTTTTAAATTTCATATAGCATTGGCTGTCTTGTCCGAGATTGACAAAGGAAAGCTTTCATTAGACCAGAAAATACACATAGGTACAAATCAACTTTTACCTAAAGATTTTTGGAGTCCGCTAAGGGACGAAAATCCTAACGGAGGGAATTTTACTATTGAAGAGTTAATTCAATATTCAGTTTCGCATAGTGATAATACCGCTTGTGATGTATTGATAGGGCTTATTGGAACACCTAAAACAGTTGAAGAATATTTTAAAAAGAATAATATTCAGGATATACAAATTACTTTCAACGAAGCAAATATGCAGGCGAAGTGGGAAAATATGTTCCAAAATTGGACTACACCAAAAGCTGCAAGCGAGACTCTTGAAATGTTTTATGAGAACAAAAACAACATACTATCTAAAGCCAGCTACGACTTCTTTTGGAAAACAAATATAGAGACAACTACAGGGAGAAACAGAATAAAAGGACAGTTGCCCGAGGGAACAATTGTTGCTCACAAGACCGGCTGGTCCGGCACAAACAAGGAGACAGGGATAACGGCAGCTGTTAACAATATCGGGATTGTTTTTTTGCCTAATCGAGAGTATTTTATCATCAGCATATTTGTATCTGAATCAAAGGAGGATTTTGACACAAATGAAAAAATCATATCGGATATTACAAAAGCGACTTATGACTTTTACACAACGGCGAATAAATAG
- a CDS encoding SDR family oxidoreductase, translated as MKLNGNTILITGGSSGIGLALAKCFWELENKVIITGRSKEKLQQIKTQFPEIDFFVGDLADKNSLDELVLFIEEKHSDLNILVNNAAVQYNYQFTDEKNLIYKIEYEISTNLTAPIKLAALLVPLLLKHKNSAIVNVSSGLFISPKKMASVYCATKSAIHSFSKTLRYQLENTDTKVFEIIPVLIDTPMTEGRGKSKLSPEKLVKEFIQSFEKDIFEIYIGKTKLLKLISQLSPRLADKIMKNGL; from the coding sequence ATGAAGCTAAACGGGAATACAATACTTATTACAGGCGGCTCTTCGGGAATTGGTTTGGCTTTGGCAAAGTGTTTTTGGGAACTCGAAAACAAGGTCATCATCACAGGACGTAGTAAAGAAAAATTACAGCAGATAAAAACACAATTTCCAGAAATTGATTTTTTTGTTGGCGACCTTGCCGATAAAAACTCCCTGGACGAGTTAGTGCTTTTTATTGAAGAAAAGCATTCAGACTTAAATATTTTGGTAAATAATGCTGCCGTTCAGTACAACTACCAATTTACAGATGAAAAAAATCTTATTTACAAAATAGAATACGAAATTTCGACTAACCTGACAGCACCAATTAAGCTAGCTGCTTTGTTGGTGCCGTTGTTGTTGAAACACAAAAACAGCGCGATCGTAAATGTAAGTAGTGGGCTTTTTATTTCTCCAAAAAAAATGGCATCTGTTTATTGTGCGACAAAATCGGCCATTCATAGTTTTTCAAAGACACTTCGCTATCAGCTGGAAAATACCGATACCAAAGTTTTCGAAATCATACCGGTATTGATTGATACACCAATGACCGAAGGCCGTGGAAAGTCAAAACTATCACCCGAAAAATTGGTGAAAGAATTTATACAAAGCTTTGAAAAGGACATCTTTGAGATTTACATCGGCAAGACTAAATTGCTGAAACTTATAAGCCAACTTTCACCAAGACTTGCGGACAAAATAATGAAAAATGGACTCTGA
- a CDS encoding DJ-1/PfpI family protein produces MVKNLIFTAIFLLFVSSVFSQNKVLFVMSAANELPLQKGGNYVETGVFLSEFYLTLKEIENMGYGVDFATPYGVISSIDKESYKKKYWSGNDTLITEATDFVKHNQKFNNPITLEQALENIDYYSGIVIPGGQGLMVDLINDSIIPQLLKEFSNKGKPIGLVCHAPALILSIPKIENPFIGYKVNSVTGLEELFIEKFVMKGKPTNRKIGKQLKKLGLKYKKGRAASNFAVRDKELITSQNPYSNEAFNKLYLEALKEFKENGALKSLAK; encoded by the coding sequence ATGGTTAAGAACTTAATTTTCACAGCTATCTTCCTGTTGTTTGTATCATCTGTTTTTTCTCAAAATAAAGTCCTTTTTGTGATGAGTGCGGCCAATGAATTACCACTACAAAAGGGTGGGAATTATGTGGAAACAGGTGTATTTCTGAGCGAGTTTTATTTGACGTTAAAAGAAATCGAAAACATGGGCTATGGAGTAGATTTTGCTACGCCCTATGGTGTAATCTCTTCGATTGACAAGGAAAGCTATAAGAAAAAATATTGGAGTGGTAACGACACTTTGATCACGGAAGCAACGGATTTTGTAAAGCACAATCAAAAATTTAATAACCCAATTACTTTGGAGCAAGCCCTTGAAAACATAGATTATTATAGCGGAATAGTCATTCCAGGTGGTCAGGGCTTGATGGTCGATCTAATAAATGACAGTATAATTCCACAACTATTGAAAGAGTTCTCCAATAAAGGAAAGCCCATTGGTTTAGTTTGTCATGCACCTGCACTTATACTTTCTATACCTAAAATTGAAAACCCATTTATTGGTTATAAGGTAAATTCTGTCACTGGATTAGAAGAGCTTTTCATTGAGAAATTTGTTATGAAAGGAAAGCCGACAAATAGAAAAATTGGAAAGCAACTTAAAAAATTGGGCTTGAAATACAAAAAAGGGCGAGCAGCTAGCAATTTTGCTGTTAGAGATAAAGAGTTGATAACAAGTCAAAATCCATATTCTAATGAAGCCTTCAATAAATTATATCTTGAAGCTTTGAAAGAATTTAAAGAAAATGGAGCGTTAAAATCCCTTGCGAAATGA
- a CDS encoding Gfo/Idh/MocA family protein, with translation MADFNLNRRKFIQGAGAILTLSALQAQGLPFSNTSKRMRVGLIGAGWYGKSDLFRLLQVNDSHVVAVCDVDTNHLTEAGKLISERQVSKEVPALYGDYRKMLANHTLDLVLIGTPDHWHARQAIDAMKSGAHIYLQKPVSIDVLEGEAILSAARKYNRKVQIGTQRRSTPHLIDAKEHIIDKGLLGKVSHVEMCCYYHMRKNGNPPLEAVPDFLDYEMWTGPAPLRPYDGLPHGGWWRTFMEYGNGITGDMCVHMFDTVRWLLALKWPKRITATGGIYVQKGGKSNIADTQTAIFEYDDLNCVWQHRTWGTPADPEYPWAFIIYGDKGTLKGSVMKYEFIPNGKGDRIVKDVVYEKEQFPADLQEPRIELHTAPATRGHMRNLLSAIQNDHLPVADIEEGHISTASCILANLSMQLNRPLMYDPQQKVCVHDPEATKLLRRPYRGPWQHPYS, from the coding sequence ATGGCCGATTTTAATCTGAACCGTAGAAAATTCATTCAAGGAGCTGGCGCTATTTTAACCTTATCTGCTTTGCAGGCCCAGGGTCTCCCCTTCTCAAACACAAGCAAGCGTATGCGAGTAGGATTGATTGGAGCGGGTTGGTACGGCAAGAGCGATCTATTCAGACTTCTTCAAGTCAATGATAGCCATGTCGTCGCGGTATGTGATGTCGATACCAATCACCTCACCGAAGCTGGAAAACTAATCAGTGAGCGACAGGTATCAAAAGAAGTCCCAGCGCTATACGGAGATTATAGAAAGATGTTGGCCAATCACACATTGGACTTAGTGCTTATCGGCACACCAGATCATTGGCATGCCCGACAAGCCATTGATGCCATGAAATCTGGGGCTCACATTTATCTACAAAAGCCGGTTAGTATTGACGTATTGGAAGGTGAAGCTATACTCAGCGCCGCACGCAAATACAATAGAAAAGTACAGATTGGTACGCAAAGAAGGAGCACTCCACACCTCATCGATGCCAAAGAGCACATAATAGACAAGGGCTTGCTCGGCAAGGTGTCACATGTTGAGATGTGCTGTTACTATCACATGAGGAAGAATGGCAATCCTCCCTTGGAGGCTGTACCTGACTTTCTCGATTATGAAATGTGGACCGGACCAGCCCCGTTGCGCCCCTACGACGGCTTGCCCCATGGAGGTTGGTGGCGCACCTTTATGGAATATGGTAATGGCATCACTGGTGATATGTGCGTGCATATGTTTGACACCGTCCGTTGGTTACTAGCGCTCAAGTGGCCGAAGCGAATCACAGCGACCGGCGGTATCTACGTCCAAAAAGGAGGAAAGTCCAATATCGCTGATACTCAAACCGCTATCTTCGAATATGATGACCTCAACTGTGTATGGCAGCACAGGACATGGGGCACCCCGGCAGATCCGGAGTATCCGTGGGCATTTATTATCTATGGAGACAAGGGCACCCTAAAAGGTAGCGTCATGAAATATGAGTTTATCCCAAACGGCAAAGGCGATCGCATCGTCAAGGATGTCGTGTATGAAAAAGAGCAGTTCCCGGCAGACCTCCAAGAGCCTAGGATTGAACTGCATACAGCTCCCGCTACACGAGGACACATGCGCAATCTCCTGTCAGCCATTCAAAATGACCACTTACCCGTTGCTGATATAGAAGAGGGCCATATATCCACCGCCAGCTGCATACTAGCCAATCTATCCATGCAATTGAATCGGCCCTTAATGTATGACCCTCAACAAAAGGTATGCGTCCATGATCCCGAAGCCACCAAACTATTGAGAAGGCCCTATCGGGGCCCTTGGCAGCACCCTTATAGCTAG
- a CDS encoding Crp/Fnr family transcriptional regulator, which yields MMIDLKTFFNKLTPVSPESWDMFSTLFLPKVLKKGDYFITDGQTAKEIGFLESGIIRAFYRNSEAVEYNKHFFINPCFIGGYASLIAGTPNQIIQQALTDCRIQVAKFADIQKLYEICPDIERGARILAEQFFVQKEQREIEIVLLDADKRYQIFQKNFPQLEQQIPQYHIASYLGITPTQLSRIRRKLSRK from the coding sequence ATGATGATCGATTTAAAAACATTTTTCAATAAACTGACACCTGTTTCGCCCGAAAGTTGGGATATGTTTTCGACATTGTTTTTGCCCAAAGTCTTGAAAAAAGGTGACTACTTTATTACTGACGGACAGACGGCAAAAGAAATCGGTTTTTTGGAAAGTGGGATCATTCGAGCATTTTATAGAAACAGCGAAGCGGTTGAATACAATAAACATTTTTTTATCAATCCTTGCTTTATTGGTGGTTACGCATCACTCATCGCAGGAACTCCTAACCAAATTATTCAACAGGCACTTACAGATTGCAGAATACAGGTCGCAAAGTTTGCAGACATACAAAAACTATATGAGATTTGTCCTGATATTGAACGTGGTGCTAGAATTTTGGCCGAGCAGTTTTTTGTGCAGAAAGAGCAGCGAGAAATTGAAATTGTTTTATTAGACGCAGACAAGCGCTACCAGATTTTTCAAAAAAACTTTCCGCAGTTAGAACAGCAGATTCCTCAATATCATATCGCTTCGTATCTAGGTATTACGCCAACACAATTAAGCAGAATTAGAAGGAAGCTATCACGCAAATAA
- a CDS encoding glycosyltransferase has translation MHQRLLIIGLVWPEPSSSAAGIRMRQLMTLFVSEGYDVTFACAASKSPYSLPLHDLQVHEVSIALNDDSFNHFVQTLAPDIVLFDRFMIEEQFGWRVAQECPHAMRILDTEDLHFLRHARQKQGTHLNPNIYNEVTKREIAAILRSDITLIISKEELRLLTHTFRIDSRLLCYLPFLEPKITTAVTSLWNSFALRKDFVFIGNFLHEPNWQTVLRLKNEVWPLLRKKVPQSHLYIYGAYTPPKALQLNNPKEHFHIAGRAEDARQTISQYRLLLAPIPFGAGVKGKFIDAMQTGTPSITTHIGAEAMSSTNQPWPGAIEDDIPLFVERAAALYHDQEAWLAAQKNGITIINEEYEATKWQKPFLESLDYILHHLEQHREQNFIGQILQHHSLQSTKYMSLWIAEKNKLKE, from the coding sequence ATGCATCAACGATTGTTAATCATCGGGTTGGTTTGGCCTGAACCATCTTCTTCTGCGGCGGGTATACGCATGAGGCAGCTTATGACGCTTTTTGTCTCCGAAGGATATGATGTGACCTTTGCATGTGCGGCTTCCAAGTCCCCTTACAGCCTTCCCTTGCATGACCTCCAAGTCCACGAAGTATCGATCGCACTTAATGACGATTCTTTCAATCACTTCGTGCAGACCTTAGCACCAGACATTGTTTTATTCGACCGCTTTATGATCGAAGAACAGTTTGGATGGCGCGTCGCGCAAGAATGTCCCCACGCTATGCGGATACTGGACACCGAGGACCTACATTTTTTAAGGCATGCTCGGCAGAAACAAGGAACCCATTTAAATCCCAACATTTACAATGAAGTTACCAAACGGGAAATTGCCGCCATACTCCGCTCTGATATTACGCTGATTATTTCAAAAGAAGAACTAAGATTACTGACCCATACCTTCCGTATCGATTCACGGCTACTTTGCTATCTCCCCTTTCTAGAACCAAAAATTACAACAGCCGTCACGAGCCTGTGGAACAGCTTTGCCCTTCGAAAAGACTTTGTCTTCATTGGTAATTTTCTACATGAACCCAATTGGCAAACGGTTTTGAGGTTAAAGAATGAAGTCTGGCCCCTCCTTCGAAAAAAGGTGCCTCAGAGCCATCTCTATATATATGGTGCTTATACCCCTCCAAAGGCATTACAGTTGAATAATCCAAAAGAACACTTTCATATTGCTGGACGGGCCGAAGATGCACGCCAGACCATCTCCCAATATCGATTATTACTTGCGCCCATTCCGTTCGGAGCTGGTGTAAAGGGCAAGTTCATCGATGCTATGCAGACCGGAACACCCTCCATTACTACCCACATAGGGGCCGAAGCCATGTCCAGCACTAACCAACCTTGGCCCGGAGCGATCGAAGATGACATACCGCTTTTTGTAGAAAGAGCAGCCGCTTTGTACCATGATCAGGAAGCATGGTTAGCAGCACAAAAAAATGGGATAACCATTATCAATGAAGAATATGAAGCCACCAAATGGCAAAAACCCTTCTTGGAATCTCTTGATTATATCCTACATCACTTGGAGCAGCATCGCGAGCAAAATTTTATCGGCCAGATCTTGCAGCATCACAGCCTGCAAAGTACCAAGTACATGTCGCTTTGGATAGCAGAGAAAAACAAATTGAAAGAGTAG
- the purD gene encoding phosphoribosylamine--glycine ligase: MNILIIGSGGRESAFAYKIAQSKKLDKLFIAPGNAGTQLYGQNVDLKVTDFEGIAKFSLENAIDMVLVGPEEPLVKGIHDFFLNREDLKHIPVIGPQQEGAQLEGSKDFSKQFMDRHQIPTAASRSFDKSNLEEGIAYLDTQRLPIVLKADGLAAGKGVLILESYEEAKAELRAMITDSKFGAASQVVVVEEFLKGIELSVFVLTDGNSYKVLPSAKDYKRIGEGDTGLNTGGMGSISPVPFADATFLNKVEERIIKPTVEGLKKDNIPYKGFIFIGLMNVGGEPFVIEYNVRMGDPETESVLPRIESDLIDLLEGVAQGNLETRSYTVSPKTAVTVMLVAGGYPGAYESGKVISNIENVKESIVFQAGTKEQNGEIVTAGGRVIAVTTLQDTLFGALQQATADAGRIYFDGKYFRRDIGFDLI; the protein is encoded by the coding sequence ATGAATATCCTAATCATTGGTTCAGGCGGAAGAGAATCAGCCTTTGCATATAAAATCGCTCAAAGTAAAAAACTAGACAAATTGTTTATCGCGCCAGGAAATGCCGGCACGCAGTTATATGGTCAAAATGTAGATCTTAAAGTGACGGATTTTGAAGGTATCGCCAAATTTTCGTTGGAAAACGCTATCGATATGGTTCTCGTAGGACCTGAAGAGCCCCTTGTTAAGGGCATTCATGATTTCTTTTTGAACAGAGAGGATCTAAAACACATCCCGGTTATTGGTCCTCAACAAGAGGGTGCACAATTGGAAGGTTCGAAGGATTTTTCAAAGCAATTTATGGACAGGCATCAAATCCCTACGGCGGCATCTCGTTCTTTTGATAAGTCTAACCTAGAAGAGGGGATTGCTTACTTAGATACACAGCGCTTGCCCATAGTCTTGAAAGCTGACGGTCTAGCTGCGGGAAAGGGAGTCTTGATATTAGAGAGCTATGAAGAGGCTAAGGCTGAGCTTAGAGCAATGATTACGGATTCGAAATTTGGAGCAGCGAGCCAGGTAGTTGTAGTAGAGGAGTTTTTGAAAGGGATTGAATTGTCGGTATTTGTATTGACAGATGGCAATTCATATAAAGTATTACCTTCAGCAAAAGACTATAAGCGTATTGGAGAAGGCGATACAGGATTGAATACCGGAGGTATGGGGTCTATTTCTCCCGTTCCATTTGCGGATGCCACGTTTTTAAATAAAGTTGAAGAGCGTATTATTAAGCCGACGGTAGAAGGGTTGAAGAAAGATAACATCCCTTATAAGGGCTTTATTTTTATCGGTTTGATGAATGTCGGCGGGGAGCCTTTTGTCATTGAATATAATGTGCGTATGGGTGACCCAGAGACGGAATCGGTCTTGCCAAGAATCGAATCGGATTTGATAGACCTTTTGGAAGGTGTTGCGCAGGGTAACCTGGAGACGCGGTCGTATACGGTAAGCCCTAAGACTGCTGTTACCGTGATGTTGGTCGCTGGAGGGTATCCCGGAGCATACGAGTCTGGAAAAGTAATCTCTAATATTGAGAATGTAAAAGAGTCTATCGTGTTTCAGGCCGGTACGAAAGAGCAGAACGGAGAGATTGTCACTGCCGGAGGGCGAGTGATTGCGGTCACTACACTCCAAGATACGCTGTTTGGGGCACTGCAGCAGGCGACTGCTGATGCAGGTCGAATCTATTTTGACGGGAAGTATTTCCGTCGTGATATTGGTTTCGATTTGATCTAA